In one window of Chryseobacterium phocaeense DNA:
- a CDS encoding methionine ABC transporter ATP-binding protein, with product MIEIKNISKTFHQKNQSFKALDRISLTIEKGDIVGIIGFSGAGKSTLIRTVNLLERPDEGQIIINGKDFTRFNAKQLAAERKKIGMIFQHFNLLSSRTVFDNVALPLELDSVNKDEISKKVNELLKIVGLEDKANDYPKSLSGGQKQRVAIARALANDPYLLLCDEATSALDPATTQSILQLLRDINQRLGITILLITHEMEVIKAVCNHVAVIDKGKLSAKGTLSEIISDKENPVIRQFINSDIMTIPQELNKKLQKEPQKGLFPLVEIELNENISVEKLLSTLYDQYKIPYRLLKADVEYLGDSNFGKLLLQLQGEAEDNQKAIYYFNQNKIQNTVKGYA from the coding sequence ATGATAGAAATCAAAAACATTTCAAAAACATTTCATCAAAAAAATCAGTCTTTTAAAGCACTGGATCGGATCAGCCTCACTATAGAAAAAGGAGATATCGTAGGAATCATAGGATTTTCCGGGGCCGGAAAAAGCACACTGATCCGCACGGTGAATCTTCTGGAAAGACCTGATGAAGGCCAGATCATTATCAATGGAAAAGATTTCACCCGGTTCAATGCAAAACAACTTGCCGCAGAACGAAAAAAAATAGGAATGATTTTCCAGCATTTTAACTTGCTTTCCTCAAGAACTGTTTTCGATAATGTTGCCCTTCCCCTGGAGCTGGACAGTGTGAATAAAGATGAGATCAGCAAAAAAGTCAATGAGCTGCTGAAGATTGTCGGGCTGGAAGATAAAGCGAATGATTATCCAAAAAGCCTTTCAGGAGGGCAAAAACAGAGGGTAGCTATTGCAAGGGCCCTCGCCAATGATCCTTACCTACTTCTGTGCGACGAAGCCACAAGCGCGCTGGATCCGGCAACCACCCAATCGATCCTGCAGCTGTTAAGGGACATCAATCAAAGACTTGGAATCACCATTCTGCTGATTACCCACGAAATGGAAGTCATAAAAGCCGTCTGCAACCACGTAGCCGTTATAGACAAAGGGAAATTATCCGCAAAAGGAACATTAAGCGAGATTATTTCGGATAAGGAAAATCCGGTGATCCGTCAATTTATAAATTCAGATATCATGACCATACCTCAGGAACTTAACAAAAAACTGCAGAAAGAACCGCAAAAAGGTTTGTTTCCGCTTGTTGAAATAGAACTTAATGAAAATATCAGTGTTGAAAAACTGCTGTCAACTCTTTATGACCAATATAAAATTCCGTACAGACTTCTGAAAGCAGATGTGGAATACCTCGGTGATTCAAACTTCGGAAAACTGCTTCTGCAGCTGCAGGGAGAAG
- a CDS encoding GNAT family N-acetyltransferase: MERTEIVLGKVRGEIQLFSDENKAGKMDISIIGKKLTVYHTEVNPEYEGKGFAKILLDRLVSYARENDLKIVPLCPYVHLQFKRHPDEYNDVWLKEEGDL, translated from the coding sequence ATGGAAAGAACAGAAATCGTTTTAGGAAAAGTAAGAGGAGAAATACAGCTCTTCTCAGATGAAAACAAAGCCGGGAAAATGGATATTTCCATTATCGGGAAAAAATTAACTGTTTACCATACCGAAGTTAACCCCGAATATGAAGGAAAAGGATTTGCGAAAATACTGCTTGACAGGCTGGTTTCCTATGCCAGGGAAAATGACCTGAAAATCGTACCGCTTTGTCCGTATGTTCATTTGCAGTTCAAACGTCATCCGGATGAGTATAATGATGTCTGGCTGAAAGAGGAAGGTGATTTATAA
- a CDS encoding Na+/H+ antiporter: protein MHEQLLLILGLLLIVMMLVMLAQRIRIAYPIFLVLAGLGISLIPGVPVLKLDPDIIFLIFLPPLLYEAAWYTSWNDFWKWKRTIGLLAFGLVFLTSLVVAFASQALIPGFTLALGFLLGGIVSPPDAVAATTVLKGLKVPKRTIAMLEGESLINDASSLIVFRFALAAVMTGVFSIQEATGQFFLVAGMGVVIGIAGAHIFYAIHRFLPTTPAIDAALTVMTPYILFLSAEHFHFSGVMAVVSGGLFMSFRAHEMFKTGTTRINMTGVWNTLIFVMNALVFVLIGLELPDIINGLGETSVMEGVKYGLIISAIVIVVRLLWIYPVAHIPRWISKKVRQDASPGWKNPLIIGWAGMRGVVSLATALSIPVMMNDQTDFPMRNLIIFITFVVIFVTLVFQGLTLPLIIKLTKIEELDAILPSHEQQAGIQIRLDSLAVNVLNEKYESNINSNGLVENFKNTIENDIILHQNHLSSLEMCSNRQSDMKEYHEIMLDIFALQRKELFKMKREKQFSDDEIRKAESQLDLNELRITGNKHL from the coding sequence ATGCACGAACAACTTCTTTTGATACTGGGACTTTTATTAATCGTTATGATGCTGGTGATGCTGGCACAGCGCATCAGAATTGCTTATCCCATCTTTTTGGTACTGGCAGGACTGGGAATCAGCTTAATTCCAGGGGTTCCGGTTTTAAAGCTGGATCCGGACATTATCTTTCTGATTTTTCTTCCGCCTCTTTTATACGAAGCGGCCTGGTATACTTCATGGAATGATTTCTGGAAATGGAAAAGAACGATCGGTTTGCTGGCCTTTGGATTGGTATTCCTGACCTCTCTGGTAGTGGCTTTTGCTTCACAGGCTTTGATTCCCGGGTTTACACTGGCATTAGGGTTTTTGTTGGGTGGAATTGTTTCTCCGCCGGATGCTGTTGCTGCTACAACGGTTTTAAAAGGCCTGAAAGTCCCGAAACGTACGATTGCCATGCTGGAAGGAGAAAGTCTGATCAACGATGCTTCGTCTTTGATTGTCTTCAGATTCGCCCTGGCGGCTGTTATGACGGGCGTATTTTCTATCCAGGAGGCAACCGGACAGTTTTTTCTGGTCGCAGGAATGGGTGTGGTAATAGGTATTGCCGGAGCCCATATTTTCTACGCCATTCACCGGTTTTTACCAACAACTCCGGCTATTGATGCAGCACTGACCGTGATGACTCCGTATATTTTATTTTTGAGTGCGGAACATTTTCACTTTTCAGGGGTAATGGCCGTGGTAAGCGGTGGATTGTTCATGTCTTTCAGGGCTCATGAGATGTTTAAAACAGGAACTACCAGAATCAATATGACGGGAGTCTGGAATACCCTGATTTTTGTGATGAATGCATTGGTTTTTGTCTTGATAGGGCTGGAACTTCCGGATATTATCAACGGATTAGGGGAAACTTCTGTGATGGAAGGAGTTAAATACGGTTTGATCATTAGTGCAATTGTAATTGTCGTTCGTTTATTATGGATTTACCCGGTAGCCCATATTCCGAGATGGATAAGTAAAAAAGTAAGGCAGGACGCAAGTCCGGGATGGAAAAATCCTTTGATCATAGGCTGGGCAGGCATGCGTGGCGTGGTATCGCTGGCCACAGCGTTGTCTATTCCCGTTATGATGAATGACCAGACAGATTTTCCGATGCGGAACTTAATTATTTTCATCACATTTGTCGTGATCTTTGTAACGCTGGTTTTTCAGGGGTTAACGCTTCCTCTGATTATTAAATTAACCAAAATTGAGGAACTGGATGCTATCTTACCATCTCATGAGCAGCAGGCCGGAATTCAAATCAGGCTGGACAGCCTGGCGGTGAACGTACTGAATGAAAAATATGAATCCAATATAAACAGCAACGGCCTGGTTGAAAACTTTAAAAATACAATTGAAAATGATATCATTCTTCATCAGAACCACCTGAGTTCACTTGAAATGTGCTCGAACAGACAAAGTGATATGAAGGAATATCACGAAATCATGCTCGATATCTTTGCATTGCAGAGAAAGGAATTATTTAAGATGAAACGCGAAAAGCAATTCAGCGATGATGAAATCCGAAAGGCAGAATCACAGCTGGATCTGAATGAACTGCGAATCACAGGAAATAAACATTTGTAA
- a CDS encoding EamA family transporter, producing MSSSKNSWLVPVAFINIYVIWGITFLAISFGLKGFPPFILSGFRFLAAGLLMIGWLLAKGEKVNSLLNWKKNAITGILILTGGTGLVAWGEQYVTASEAAIAIATGPFWFIAIDKKNWKYYFSDKFIPIGLVIGFAGLILFLNGSVSGHVHGIANGKLRITAFIVLALSSVAWVLGSLYSKKNPASQSTFMNIAQQLITAGVASFIIAAFRSEWHGFSFSNVPASAWAGVLFLVFFGSIVAYLSYIWLLSVKPAALVSTHTYINPIVTVFAGWIVAGQTINGSQVYGLSIILLGVLLTNVTKYFRLSKRSKVKIRRFRRFFSKTVRPYQPI from the coding sequence ATGAGCAGTTCTAAAAACAGCTGGCTGGTGCCGGTAGCATTCATCAACATTTACGTGATCTGGGGAATTACATTTCTCGCCATTTCATTTGGATTGAAAGGATTTCCGCCTTTCATTCTGTCCGGATTCAGATTTCTGGCAGCCGGGCTCCTGATGATCGGATGGCTTCTCGCCAAAGGTGAAAAAGTAAATTCTTTGCTCAACTGGAAAAAAAATGCCATCACCGGTATACTGATTCTTACCGGAGGAACAGGTCTCGTTGCCTGGGGTGAACAATACGTAACTGCGTCTGAAGCTGCCATTGCCATTGCTACAGGACCATTCTGGTTCATCGCTATTGATAAGAAAAACTGGAAGTATTATTTCTCGGATAAATTTATTCCGATAGGGCTTGTAATAGGCTTTGCAGGACTGATACTATTCTTAAACGGAAGTGTATCCGGACATGTTCATGGCATAGCAAACGGAAAACTTAGGATCACGGCATTCATTGTACTGGCATTAAGTTCAGTGGCATGGGTTCTGGGATCTTTATATTCCAAGAAAAATCCGGCCTCGCAATCCACCTTTATGAATATTGCCCAACAGCTGATCACAGCAGGTGTTGCCTCTTTTATCATTGCAGCTTTCCGAAGTGAGTGGCATGGGTTTTCATTCTCAAACGTGCCTGCTTCCGCATGGGCCGGTGTGCTGTTCTTAGTATTCTTCGGATCAATCGTTGCCTATTTATCTTATATATGGTTGCTTTCCGTAAAACCGGCAGCACTCGTAAGTACCCACACCTATATCAATCCCATCGTTACGGTATTCGCCGGATGGATCGTTGCCGGACAAACCATCAATGGAAGTCAGGTGTACGGCTTATCGATTATCCTATTAGGAGTACTTCTTACCAATGTAACGAAATATTTCAGGCTTTCAAAACGCTCAAAAGTAAAAATAAGAAGGTTCAGACGATTTTTCAGTAAAACTGTAAGACCGTATCAGCCCATTTAA